In the Arachis ipaensis cultivar K30076 chromosome B10, Araip1.1, whole genome shotgun sequence genome, one interval contains:
- the LOC107620878 gene encoding pentatricopeptide repeat-containing protein At3g09650, chloroplastic, with amino-acid sequence MLEAMRRQDDAGSHPDHVSYTTVVSALVKAGYMDRARQVLAEMMRIGVAANRVTYNVLLKGYCNQFQIDKARELIKEMVDDRGIQPDVVSYNILIDGCILVDDSAGALGFFNEMRTRGIAPTKISYTTLMKAFAFSGQPKLAHKVFDEMLNDPRVKVDVIAWNMLVEGYCRLGLVEEAKKVIQKMKDEGFHPDVGTYGSFANGIALARRPGEALLLWNEVKERWEMVKKGSKHNSCVPPLKPDEGLLDTLADICVRAAFFRKALEIVACMEENGISPNKTKFTRIYVEMHSRMFTSKHASRARQDRRIERKRAAEAFKFWLGLPNSYYGSEWRLEPIEGYDDTTSS; translated from the coding sequence ATGCTAGAGGCAATGCGCCGGCAGGACGATGCTGGTAGCCATCCTGATCATGTTTCTTATACCACCGTGGTTTCGGCACTTGTGAAGGCTGGTTACATGGACAGGGCACGGCAAGTTCTTGCTGAAATGATGAGGATTGGCGTGGCGGCGAATCGGGTAACATATAATGTTCTTCTTAAGGGTTATTGCAATCAATTTCAGATAGATAAAGCAAGAGAGTTGATTAAGGAGATGGTTGATGATAGAGGTATTCAGCCTGATGTGGTGTCCTATAATATACTCATTGATGGGTGCATATTGGTTGATGACAGTGCTGGGGCTCTCGGCTTCTTCAATGAAATGAGAACAAGAGGGATAGCTCCCACCAAGATTAGTTACACGACTTTGATGAAAGCTTTCGCATTCTCTGGTCAGCCGAAGCTGGCTCACAAGGTCTTCGATGAAATGTTGAATGATCCTCGAGTGAAGGTGGATGTGATCGCATGGAACATGTTGGTCGAAGGGTATTGTAGGTTGGGTTTGGTTGAAGAAGCAAAGAAAGTGATTCAAAAGATGAAGGACGAGGGGTTCCACCCTGATGTGGGAACTTACGGAAGCTTTGCAAATGGAATCGCATTGGCAAGAAGGCCAGGAGAGGCACTTTTGCTTTGGAATGAAGTGAAGGAGAGGTGGGAGATGGTAAAAAAAGGTTCGAAACATAATTCTTGTGTTCCTCCATTGAAGCCAGATGAAGGGCTTTTGGATACCTTGGCTGATATATGTGTGAGGGCTGCATTCTTTAGAAAGGCTTTGGAGATTGTGGCTTGCATGGAAGAAAATGGTATATCTCCAAACAAGACCAAGTTTACTAGAATCTATGTGGAGATGCATTCAAGAATGTTCACGAGCAAGCATGCTTCAAGGGCAAGGCAAGACAGGAGAATAGAGAGGAAAAGGGCAGCTGAGGCTTTTAAGTTTTGGCTTGGGTTGCCAAATTCTTATTATGGAAGTGAGTGGAGGTTAGAACCTATTGAGGGCTATGATGATACCACCTCCTCATAG
- the LOC107620877 gene encoding uncharacterized protein LOC107620877, producing the protein MVQKDPSAAVEIETAPAYQGDEVVHEVRILTRVFWSFYPCIRAFRSCKPIVQVDGTHLYGKYKGALLVAVSQDGNGNIVPLAFAVVEGETSDAWHFFFTHLRTHVVTRDGVGLISDRHDSITSAIARSNGSWEPPRAIRIFCVRHIASNFLRNFKAPYLQKLIVNMGYCRNVREFNVQYARLRERGEAYTRWLDRIPRQQFTLAFDNGYRWGHMTTNLVECINGVLKGARNLPITSLVKATFYRLNELFTRKRAEAEQAAGNIQVNLFDRQNEIFEVREMPIGIEYAVNLRQRYCDCGEFQTDRIPCRHVFACCANQRLDWQQYVHEVYRMDEIRKVYRARFKPLGNPTTWPLYQGPRHIPNPHLKRVSKGRPKITRFLNEMDMRDMRGPRRCRLCGGEGHSRSRCPHRAGPSAGGSAPMS; encoded by the exons ATGGTACAAAAAGATCCATCAGCAGCAGTCGAGATTGAAACTGCACCAGCATACCAAGGGGATGAGGTAGTCCATGAGGTAAGGATACTGACGCGGGTATTTTGGAGCTTTTATCCTTGCATCAGAGCATTTAGGAGCTGCAAGCCAATCGTACAGGTGGATGGGACACATCTGTACGGGAAATATAAAGGAGCTCTACTAGTTGCAGTTTCTCAGGATGGCAATGGCAATATTGTGCCTCTTGCATTTGCCGTTGTTGAGGGTGAGACTTCTGATGCATGGCACTTCTTTTTTACTCATTTACGCACACATGTGGTGACTCGAGATGGTGTTGGGCTTATCTCTGATCGTCACGACTCTATTACCTCAGCAATAGCTCGTAGTAATGGATCATGGGAACCTCCAAGAGCCATCCGAATATTTTGTGTTAGGCACATAGCATCCAACTTTTTGAGGAATTTCAAGGCACCGTATTTACAGAAGCTGATAGTCAATATGG GCTATTGTAGGAATGTACGTGAATTTAATGTGCAGTATGCAAGATTGCGTGAACGTGGTGAGGCTTACACGCGATGGCTTGATCGAATCCCACGACAGCAATTTACTTTGGCATTTGATAATGGATACCGTTGGGGTCATATGACCACAAACCTAGTGGAGTGCATCAACGGAGTACTGAAGGGAGCTCGAAATCTTCCTATCACGTCACTTGTGAAGGCAACTTTTTATAGGCTAAATGAGTTGTTCACTAGGAAGAGGGCTGAGGCTGAG CAAGCAGCAGGAAACATCCAGGTTAACCTATTTGACAGGCAAAATGAGATCTTTGAGGTACGTGAGATGCCCATTGGTATCGAGTATGCGGTGAATCTCCGTCAACGGTATTGTGATTGTGGTGAGTTTCAGACAGATCGAATCCCATGTCGCCATGTCTTTGCGTGTTGTGCGAACCAACGACTTGATTGGCAACAATACGTTCATGAGGTCTATAGGATGGATGAGATAAGAAAGGTGTATAGAGCACGATTTAAACCATTAGGAAATCCAACAACGTGGCCGTTGTATCAAGGACCAAGACACATACCTAACCCGCACTTAAAGCGGGTTTCCAAAGGGCGTCCCAAAATAACCCGCTTCTTGAATGAAATGGATATGCGTGATATGCGTGGTCCTAGGCGTTGTAGGCTTTGTGGAGGCGAAGGCCACAGTCGAAGTAGATGCCCCCATCGTGCAGGGCCTAGTGCTGGTGGATCTGCACCTATGTCTTAG